In Lysobacterales bacterium, the genomic stretch TGCTTTGCGAGCGAGGTCCTGAACATCATGCATCCTGGATTGAAGTGTGCAGCCCGATGGCTCCTCGCCCTCTCGCTGCAATTCGCCATGTCCTCGGCAATGGCCGGCGACACCTGCGATGGCGACTTGAGCCAGTGGCCGAGTGAACTCACCTATCTGCCGACGATGGAACTGCACGAAGGCGCAGTGCTTCAACTCGGGCCGAAGACGACCGGTGGAATTGAACTCTCCGGCGGTTCGGTAGTGATTTCCGCAAATGCCATCGCGATCACCGCTTGGTGGGAAGACGCCTGCGGATTTGACCCGCGTACTTGGTTTTACTCCATCGTGGATGTTCCGCATCTTGCCCCTGGCGTTTACACCGTGAACTTCAACGTGGTCGGGTTTCCCGGGCCGGATCAGTTCACCAGGACGCTGGTCGTGGCCGGCGGGGGTGCGCAAGCGCCGGTCCCGGTGCCTGCGGTGTCGGGCTACTCGCTGGCCGCGGGCATCCTGGGCGTGCTCATCCTGGTTGGGTGGACGCTGCGGCGGGATCGCCCGAGGCGGGGTGGGTAGGCCAGACGCCGCAGCGTCGAGCCAAGGCGCTTGGCAGTAGTCGCAGCGCGCATCGCCAGTGCGTTGATCCGGCCCCGCATGGGCTGGGTGCCGAACGACGATGCGCAGGAACAGAAGTATCGCGAGCGTTTCGGGCTGTGACGAAACTGCTTCCGCGCGCGCCGCGCTTGCGGCATTCTGCGCGGCCATGACCAGCCGCATCGCGTTTGCCGCCAGCCGGACCGAGGAAGCGCAATCCGCGTTGGCGGCACTGCGCGCGGTGCATGGCGACATCGCGCCGTCCGCGGCCGATGTCATTGTCGCGCTTGGCGGCGACGGCTTCATGTTGCAGACCCTGCACCGCTACCGCGATCTGGCCAAGCCGGTGTATGGCATGAAGCTCGGCAGTGTCGGTTTCCTGATGAACCAGTTCCATGCCGACGAGTTGGGCGCACGCATCGAGCGCGCGCGTCCGACCCAGCTGCGGCCGCTGGAGATGACGGCGGTGGCGGAGTCGGGTTCCACCGTCGAAGCGATCGCGTTCAACGAGGTCTCGCTGTTGCGCCAGACCAAGCAGGCCGCGCACATTCGGGTTTCGCTGAATGGCGTGGTCAAGCTCGAAGAACTGATCTGCGACGGCGTGCTGGTGTCCACGCCCGCCGGCAGCACCGCCTACAACCTGTCGGCACACGGGCCGATCCTGCCGCTCGATTCGCGCGTGCTGGCGATGACCGCGATCTCGCCGTTCCGGCCGCGTCGCTGGCGCGGTGCGGTGTTGCCGGCATCGGTCGAGGTGCGCTTCGAGATTCTCGACCATTACAAGCGGCCGGTGAGCGCGACCGCGGACGCGAATGAGGTGCGCGACATCGTCGAGGTGACGGTGCGCGAGTCGCCGACGCGCACGGTCACCCTGCTGTTCGACCCCGAACACAATCTTGAGCAACGGATCCTCGATGAACAATTTGCCTTTTGAACCCATGCGTCGCGTCGCCTTCGCGGCCCTGTCGCTCGTCGCCCTCTCGGCAACTGCCGGAGATTGGCGCGACAAGGTCGATCCGGCCTTGCGTGCCGAACTGGCGAAGGGGGCCGGTGCGCCGGTGCGGGTGTTGATCGTGCCGAGCGTGACCGACAAGGCCCGGATCGATATCGCGGCGTTGTCTGCGCGCACGCCGCCCAGGCAGCGTCCGCAGGTGGTGCATGCGGCCTTGCTCGCACAGGCCAAGGCAACGCAGGCCGGCGTGCTGGCCTGGCTGCGGCGCGAGGGCATCGCGTATCAGGCCTTCAGCGTGGCCAACGCGGTGGCGGCCACCTTGCCGGCGAATCGGCTCGATACCCT encodes the following:
- a CDS encoding NAD kinase translates to MTSRIAFAASRTEEAQSALAALRAVHGDIAPSAADVIVALGGDGFMLQTLHRYRDLAKPVYGMKLGSVGFLMNQFHADELGARIERARPTQLRPLEMTAVAESGSTVEAIAFNEVSLLRQTKQAAHIRVSLNGVVKLEELICDGVLVSTPAGSTAYNLSAHGPILPLDSRVLAMTAISPFRPRRWRGAVLPASVEVRFEILDHYKRPVSATADANEVRDIVEVTVRESPTRTVTLLFDPEHNLEQRILDEQFAF